The Psychrobacillus sp. FSL K6-2836 nucleotide sequence ATCATGATAACGAGACCAATCATGAGTAAAAGAATTAATGAAAAGACTGTATTACGTCCACCTAAAAATTTTATGTATCTTGTAGAAAAAAAAGAAGGTTTTTCTGGCTCCACTTCTATCAAACTTCCTTTCTATATATATTTATTTTACGGAGGAAAAATAAGAATGGCAATCTTGAAGCACCTTATTTTTCTAAAAACTCTGTAATTGCTTCTTTATTCATATCTTTATCGAGTTCAATGACCGATCCAGCATGACTATAGTTCTTAAATGAATAAGTTCCTTCCACTGGGATTGTCATTTTTTCCATTTCTAATTTACCGCTTACAATTGCGTCTAACACTCGTTTTGTTTTGTCTGAACGAGAATAATCCGTTTGGATATATCCCTCAGTCGCACCAATGAATTTGGGTAAATTTGGAATATTTTCTATTGATAACAACTCATCTTTTAAGATTTCCATCACAAGCTGTTGCCTACCTACTCGTCCAAAGTCCCCTTCAGCATCTGAGCGGAAACGCGCATAACCAAGTAATTCTTGCCCATTTAGATTCTGTTGTCCTTTGTTTAAAGTTACACCAATCTTTTCAGACATATCCTTCTCTACATTAACTGGAACACCATTTGGTGCAATAATATCCACTAGAGATTCAAAGCTACTAAAATCAATTAATGCATAGTGATGAATTGGTAAGTCGAACATCTCTTGAATTGTATCTTTCAATAATTGTACTCCGTCTAAGTAAAATGCTGTATTTAGTTTATAGGATTGGTAACCTGGGATATCGGCATATATATCACGCATGAAAGAAATAACTTTTACATCATTATTTTGCTTATCCCAAGAGAAAATCATCATCGTATCTGTACGCGACTTATCTTCCCCTCGAGAATCCACACCGAGAACTAAGATATTCTCACGTTCTCCTTGTTTAAGTACGTCCCCTTTGAAATCCATTGGCTCCTTTTGTGTTGTATCCGCTAATTTATAGCCACTTGAATATTGAGTAAATGTATAAATACCAATTCCTATAGCTAAAAACAGTAAAATAACAAATAATATGCGTCCTATTCTTGGACGTCTTTTTCTTCTACGTCTTCTAGTTTGTTGTAATTCTTCTTCCATCTTGAAATCTCTCCTTTATACCCTAATAATAACGTATTTCTGCTTTGAAAAGTTTCAGATTTTTGTACTACTTCTAAACAAGTGGTAAAATCTATTTTACATATAGTAAAATTCAATCAGTGCGATTAATAGGAGGAATGAACATGATAGAAAAAGCAACTTTCGCAGGTGGGTGTTTTTGGTGCATGGTAAAGCCATTCGATACTTGGGACGGCATACATAAAGTAACTTCAGGATATATGGGTGGTCATCTTGATAACCCTACATATGAAGACGTAAAAAAAGGTGATTCTGGTCATTTAGAGGTTGTAGAAATACAATATGATTCTGCTCTTTTCTCATACAACCAATTATTAGAAATTTTTTGGCAGCAAATTGATCCTACCGATGATGGCGGTCAATTCCAAGATCGGGGAGAAAGCTATCGCACTGCCATATTTATTCATTCGGATGAGCAACGAGAGCTGGCGGAGCAATCGAAAAAACAACTTGCAGCAA carries:
- the msrA gene encoding peptide-methionine (S)-S-oxide reductase MsrA; the encoded protein is MIEKATFAGGCFWCMVKPFDTWDGIHKVTSGYMGGHLDNPTYEDVKKGDSGHLEVVEIQYDSALFSYNQLLEIFWQQIDPTDDGGQFQDRGESYRTAIFIHSDEQRELAEQSKKQLAASGKFSKPIVTEIREAKTFYEAEEYHQDFYKKSPSHYKEDRAQSGRDEFIEKNWK
- a CDS encoding LCP family protein, with translation MEEELQQTRRRRRKRRPRIGRILFVILLFLAIGIGIYTFTQYSSGYKLADTTQKEPMDFKGDVLKQGERENILVLGVDSRGEDKSRTDTMMIFSWDKQNNDVKVISFMRDIYADIPGYQSYKLNTAFYLDGVQLLKDTIQEMFDLPIHHYALIDFSSFESLVDIIAPNGVPVNVEKDMSEKIGVTLNKGQQNLNGQELLGYARFRSDAEGDFGRVGRQQLVMEILKDELLSIENIPNLPKFIGATEGYIQTDYSRSDKTKRVLDAIVSGKLEMEKMTIPVEGTYSFKNYSHAGSVIELDKDMNKEAITEFLEK